One part of the Parachlamydiales bacterium genome encodes these proteins:
- a CDS encoding biopolymer transporter ExbD yields MKFQTRLKHTGSLIDMTPLVDVIFLLLVFFIITSDTLPLKSIHLDKPNISLNDTPLTTQLVLVIDNEEVIYLGSSKDIVDLESLQNKLHDEIELYKKSHSNITPTITLNIDKSIPYDTFLQVLNKVYSTGATIRLAYNDETP; encoded by the coding sequence ATGAAATTCCAAACCCGACTCAAACACACCGGATCCCTCATCGACATGACACCCCTCGTCGACGTGATATTCCTCCTGCTCGTCTTCTTCATCATCACCTCCGATACTCTCCCCCTCAAATCCATCCACCTTGATAAACCCAACATCTCCCTCAACGATACCCCCCTAACAACTCAACTCGTCCTCGTCATCGACAACGAAGAAGTCATCTACCTCGGTTCATCTAAAGATATTGTCGACTTGGAAAGCCTCCAAAATAAACTGCATGACGAAATCGAACTCTACAAAAAAAGCCACTCTAACATAACTCCCACCATCACCCTCAATATCGACAAATCCATCCCCTATGACACTTTTCTCCAAGTCCTAAACAAAGTATACTCCACCGGCGCCACTATCCGACTCGCCTACAACGACGAAACACCCTAA
- a CDS encoding MotA/TolQ/ExbB proton channel family protein, with translation MLDILTQLNSNALILWILILCSLIAMAVFIERLWILRQSEINTDQFIIQLRQSIQDGNIVEAIQQCDDAGGSLASIIKAGLLRHNSTTERIERSMEAAGRLEISQLERNARVLSIISYVAPLIGLLGTVLGFMQAFSEMRLSGMVDITASRIGSALEYALLTTAVGLIVAIPAMIAYNYLVSKIEAFVLEIETTSSEIVDILLARQEDY, from the coding sequence ATGCTCGATATCTTAACTCAGCTCAATAGCAATGCCCTCATCCTATGGATTCTTATCCTCTGCTCCCTCATCGCTATGGCCGTTTTCATCGAAAGGCTATGGATCCTCCGACAGTCTGAAATCAATACCGACCAATTCATCATACAACTAAGACAATCCATTCAAGACGGCAACATCGTCGAAGCTATCCAACAATGTGATGATGCCGGCGGCTCCCTCGCCTCCATCATCAAAGCAGGCCTCCTCCGACACAACAGCACCACCGAACGCATCGAACGCAGCATGGAAGCCGCCGGCAGGCTCGAAATATCTCAACTCGAACGCAACGCCCGCGTACTATCTATCATCAGCTACGTCGCACCCCTCATCGGACTCCTCGGCACCGTCCTAGGTTTTATGCAAGCCTTCAGCGAAATGCGGCTCAGCGGCATGGTCGACATCACTGCCTCACGCATCGGCTCCGCCCTAGAATACGCCCTGCTCACCACCGCCGTCGGTCTCATCGTCGCCATTCCCGCCATGATAGCCTACAACTACCTCGTCAGTAAAATCGAAGCCTTCGTTCTAGAAATCGAAACCACCTCCTCCGAAATCGTCGATATCCTCCTCGCTCGACAGGAAGATTACTAA
- a CDS encoding histone gives MALKDTTKHLKELLNHITTDIEKAEGGNKAASQRVRTGTVKLEKIAKQYRKESIHSEKQPRSSKKSTSSHGTKKPAHKPAAKAKSHGHSPSHAKSSASSAKVKAKPKAAIAKARPRALSVKRPTAKLPSRSLSFR, from the coding sequence ATGGCCTTGAAAGATACAACCAAGCATTTAAAAGAATTGTTAAACCACATCACTACGGACATTGAAAAAGCCGAAGGTGGAAACAAAGCTGCATCACAGCGCGTGCGCACTGGTACAGTTAAACTTGAAAAGATTGCAAAACAATACCGTAAAGAATCTATTCACAGCGAGAAGCAGCCACGTTCTTCAAAAAAGTCGACCTCTTCTCATGGAACTAAAAAACCAGCACATAAGCCAGCTGCAAAAGCTAAGTCTCATGGACATAGCCCAAGCCACGCCAAATCTTCAGCTTCTTCTGCAAAAGTAAAAGCGAAGCCAAAAGCTGCTATTGCTAAAGCACGTCCACGCGCACTTTCTGTAAAGCGTCCAACAGCTAAGCTGCCATCACGCTCATTGTCTTTCCGTTAA
- the rlmD gene encoding 23S rRNA (uracil(1939)-C(5))-methyltransferase RlmD — protein MKQKSTGSSVELPIDRLSPKGNGIGQTVRSDGSERIVEVPFAIPGDTVRATVVKKKHGKEKARLEEVLSPSAERVQPLCKHFGVCGGCRLQQMSYESQLQYKEAFVRKLFQEIAVPGVEIKPIVPSVSPWQYRNKMEYSFSSDLNGTRYLGLVMEGSKGKVLNLTECHLVAPWYTECLDTVRQWWESTDLQAYHPYKNTGTMRTLIVREGVRTGDRLVMLTVSGNPDYAPKKQQLNSFVSSLRNAIELHDGKSRLSIFLRIQQIAPGMATNFYEMLLYGPDVVREEMHIQLYSDQPAKTLQFKISPASFFQPNPLQAEKLYSLALQTAQLKPQDVVYDLYCGTGTIGISAASSVKEVIGIEVSPEAALDARENAKLNGLTNVNIFAGAVHHILQQIQKDRHESTPDVVIVDPPRVGMENVGQRLIAGLNAERVLYISCNPSTMVADITVLTSLGYKLISLQPVDMFPQTMHIETIALLVRQ, from the coding sequence ATGAAACAGAAAAGCACTGGCAGTTCGGTTGAACTCCCCATCGATCGTTTAAGTCCTAAAGGCAATGGCATAGGACAGACAGTAAGGTCGGATGGATCGGAACGGATCGTTGAAGTTCCTTTTGCCATTCCGGGAGACACTGTTCGCGCTACTGTGGTTAAAAAAAAGCATGGTAAAGAGAAAGCGCGGTTGGAAGAAGTTCTTTCCCCTTCAGCGGAGAGGGTGCAGCCGTTGTGCAAACATTTTGGCGTCTGCGGCGGTTGTCGTTTGCAGCAGATGAGCTACGAGTCGCAACTTCAATACAAAGAGGCTTTTGTCAGAAAACTATTCCAGGAAATTGCTGTTCCAGGAGTAGAAATCAAGCCTATTGTTCCCTCGGTCAGTCCTTGGCAATACCGCAATAAGATGGAGTATAGTTTTTCTAGCGACCTGAATGGCACACGTTATCTTGGTCTGGTGATGGAGGGATCGAAAGGAAAGGTCTTGAATTTGACAGAATGCCATTTAGTGGCTCCTTGGTATACAGAGTGTTTGGATACAGTGCGTCAGTGGTGGGAATCGACAGATTTACAGGCGTATCATCCTTACAAAAATACGGGGACGATGCGGACTTTGATTGTGAGGGAAGGTGTAAGAACCGGGGATCGTCTTGTGATGCTTACCGTCTCAGGCAATCCCGATTATGCTCCCAAAAAACAGCAGCTCAATAGTTTCGTTTCCTCATTACGCAACGCGATCGAGCTTCACGATGGGAAATCGAGGCTGAGCATATTTTTGCGCATACAGCAGATAGCTCCGGGGATGGCGACCAATTTCTATGAGATGCTTCTCTATGGACCCGATGTTGTGCGTGAAGAGATGCACATCCAGCTTTACAGCGACCAGCCTGCAAAAACACTTCAATTTAAAATTAGTCCTGCATCCTTTTTTCAGCCCAATCCGTTGCAGGCGGAAAAACTCTATTCTTTGGCCCTGCAGACGGCCCAACTAAAACCGCAGGATGTCGTTTACGATCTCTATTGCGGTACAGGAACAATCGGGATCAGTGCAGCTTCCTCTGTGAAGGAAGTGATAGGCATTGAAGTTTCGCCGGAGGCAGCTTTAGATGCACGCGAAAATGCCAAGCTGAATGGTTTGACCAATGTGAACATTTTTGCAGGGGCGGTCCATCACATTTTACAGCAGATCCAGAAGGATCGCCACGAATCCACACCTGATGTAGTGATCGTCGATCCTCCGCGCGTGGGGATGGAGAATGTAGGTCAACGGCTGATCGCCGGTTTAAATGCTGAAAGGGTTCTTTATATTTCTTGCAATCCCAGCACTATGGTCGCAGATATTACAGTTTTGACCAGCCTTGGGTATAAACTTATTTCATTACAACCTGTCGATATGTTTCCACAAACGATGCATATAGAAACTATCGCACTATTAGTTCGTCAATAA
- the yajC gene encoding preprotein translocase subunit YajC: MNKKMTWLLTGLFCCLQLSLFAEAPVDDTPVSDQGMYQTFTMLALAVAFFYFILWRPEQKRRKAAEEQRSSLKQGDRVNAMGIIGTIIRVNDNSVIVKMYDGSKLEFVKGAISETLPSTEGEVKSNGDVAKEE, from the coding sequence ATGAATAAAAAAATGACATGGCTGCTTACAGGCCTTTTTTGTTGCCTTCAGCTATCCCTATTTGCAGAAGCGCCTGTAGATGACACTCCTGTAAGTGATCAGGGAATGTATCAGACATTTACTATGCTGGCTTTAGCAGTAGCTTTCTTCTATTTTATCCTATGGCGTCCTGAGCAAAAAAGACGTAAAGCCGCCGAAGAGCAGCGCTCCTCGCTGAAACAAGGCGATCGCGTCAATGCAATGGGTATCATCGGTACGATCATCCGCGTCAATGACAATAGCGTTATCGTAAAAATGTACGATGGTTCTAAACTAGAATTTGTCAAAGGTGCTATATCAGAGACACTACCTTCTACTGAAGGCGAAGTGAAATCCAACGGAGACGTTGCTAAAGAGGAGTAA
- a CDS encoding protein-L-isoaspartate(D-aspartate) O-methyltransferase has product MERDQERKHMVAEQLIPRGIKDPLVLEAMLTVPRHYFVPLELQKYAYDDNPLPIGEKQTISQPFIVALMTEFVRAHKDAKALEIGTGSGYAAAILAHICKSVVTIERLPQLAATAQKKLLDLGFTNITFKVGDGSVGVAEHAPYDCILVTAGAPVVPENLKLQLAIGGTLVIPVGGTVSQELKRIKRISEDTFSEEKLEGVRFVPLIGEEGWRK; this is encoded by the coding sequence ATGGAGAGGGATCAGGAAAGAAAACACATGGTGGCTGAGCAGCTAATACCTCGTGGTATCAAAGACCCTCTCGTTCTTGAAGCAATGTTGACGGTTCCACGTCATTATTTTGTCCCTTTGGAACTTCAAAAATACGCCTATGATGACAATCCCTTACCTATTGGCGAAAAGCAGACCATAAGCCAGCCATTTATTGTTGCATTGATGACAGAATTTGTCCGTGCGCATAAAGACGCAAAAGCATTGGAAATAGGTACAGGGTCCGGCTATGCTGCTGCGATCCTTGCACATATCTGTAAAAGTGTGGTGACGATAGAACGTTTACCGCAATTAGCGGCGACGGCGCAGAAAAAATTGTTGGATCTTGGGTTTACCAATATCACATTCAAGGTGGGGGATGGCAGTGTCGGCGTTGCAGAACATGCTCCTTACGACTGTATCCTTGTCACTGCAGGCGCTCCTGTTGTTCCTGAAAATCTTAAGTTGCAGCTCGCAATAGGCGGCACTTTAGTCATTCCGGTGGGGGGCACAGTTTCGCAAGAACTAAAACGCATAAAACGGATAAGCGAAGACACATTTTCCGAAGAAAAATTGGAAGGAGTGCGTTTTGTCCCCCTGATTGGCGAAGAAGGTTGGAGAAAATAA
- a CDS encoding formylglycine-generating enzyme family protein, translating into MLANEHKTITTGDLVLRIILFFLLILLPSTTGADQGTLIVTYQTGSLGERLDRIRFWLKDEDGHSQFFPKSGGFFEDDAGPSRKVVIENLPAGDYSLTFALPNYDNFFEGIPPRSVHIQSANVTKVDQHIKLIEKPVPFVKSPPEELIPGFIAQNFFPYNRPTSVTTYPRSGLRVYNYSPYDDGYFNATYKVNTNLSDARWDISSGPYKVQNGQGSSMYGNIQPYVPYAVRAEQKEGYRVSIYPETFTPNPGDTINIMIDYKATRGKIELQAPLPSGDAIKVTIKPVVLKSNPIVAPIRSLNGKASWRSSSIPTGRYVVSYDLPAYFTAIPPHTIAVNEDQTTFLTPQFIPARSLTVQTNNPDALYTLSSANNSIPLQHGGGTSYTFRNLLPGRYTVTYSTNNPANFLPPEPQRIEVTAQKDAVINADFRAMGQLTISTNVPNAPVNISSLEGPRYEASEVISQGRYTANLPAGNYRVYFYPPKGDARIEFSNKPDPIDVQVSAGRETMISGQYSGNSLPTQTKEIAPTVPAEQPIEKEDSSIPAVQNPEAPSDTENTILAIPSGESIVGDLKKAGNSDQQPARRVFVDAFKINKYEVTNTEFIAWLNEAFDNEEITYISSGGQNGIVFDKQGNPICKTFNSTNTSQIMVSLKDDLWNFYPLLGKEDFPVINVTWFGANAYCQSKGGRLPSEAEWEKAAGMAVAKPGEELIKFLYGTGTDTIDRQMANFKANDNPLQTEKVLTSPVGFYNGKNILPLKMGDKTSVSTLDAHSPYGAYDMSGNVWEWTNDWYKADYFSHMPERNPKGPAEGTQKVAKGGCYDSLSDGVRVAERLPLPPEYSDQFTGFRVAY; encoded by the coding sequence ATGCTAGCAAATGAACACAAAACGATTACGACGGGAGACCTTGTGCTGCGCATCATCCTATTCTTTTTACTCATTCTCCTACCCTCCACTACAGGAGCTGACCAAGGAACTCTTATCGTTACTTACCAAACCGGCTCCTTAGGGGAAAGGCTGGACCGTATCCGCTTCTGGCTTAAAGATGAAGATGGACATTCCCAGTTCTTCCCCAAAAGCGGCGGCTTTTTCGAAGACGACGCAGGCCCCTCACGCAAGGTCGTGATAGAGAATCTTCCCGCAGGAGATTACTCCCTTACTTTTGCACTCCCCAACTATGATAACTTTTTTGAAGGCATCCCTCCACGTTCTGTTCATATTCAATCCGCAAACGTTACTAAAGTTGACCAGCACATCAAATTGATAGAAAAACCTGTTCCTTTTGTCAAATCCCCTCCTGAGGAATTGATCCCGGGCTTCATCGCCCAGAATTTTTTCCCCTACAACAGACCGACAAGCGTTACGACCTATCCCCGATCAGGTTTAAGGGTTTATAATTACTCCCCTTATGACGATGGATACTTCAATGCAACATACAAAGTGAATACTAATTTATCCGATGCCCGTTGGGATATCTCTTCCGGACCATATAAAGTACAGAATGGACAGGGCAGTTCCATGTATGGAAACATCCAACCCTACGTTCCTTATGCTGTCAGGGCCGAGCAAAAAGAGGGCTATCGTGTCTCTATCTATCCCGAAACTTTCACTCCGAATCCCGGCGATACGATCAATATTATGATCGACTATAAAGCAACTAGGGGCAAAATCGAATTGCAAGCTCCTCTCCCCTCCGGCGATGCTATTAAAGTGACCATCAAACCTGTTGTGCTTAAATCCAACCCTATCGTCGCCCCTATACGCTCTCTCAATGGCAAAGCTTCCTGGCGCAGCTCCTCTATCCCCACGGGACGATATGTTGTTTCCTATGACCTGCCTGCCTATTTTACTGCTATTCCTCCCCATACTATTGCTGTCAATGAAGATCAAACTACCTTCCTCACTCCTCAATTCATCCCCGCTCGCTCTCTGACAGTGCAAACAAATAATCCGGACGCGCTTTACACCCTTTCCTCCGCAAATAACAGTATCCCTCTCCAACACGGCGGAGGTACCAGCTACACTTTTCGCAATCTCCTCCCCGGGCGCTATACCGTTACCTACTCCACTAACAACCCTGCAAATTTTCTCCCGCCAGAGCCACAAAGAATTGAAGTCACTGCACAAAAAGATGCTGTTATCAATGCTGATTTCCGTGCTATGGGGCAGCTTACCATCTCAACCAACGTCCCCAATGCCCCTGTAAATATCTCTTCTTTGGAAGGCCCCCGTTACGAAGCCAGTGAGGTCATCTCTCAAGGACGCTATACTGCCAATCTTCCTGCCGGAAACTACCGTGTCTATTTCTATCCTCCTAAAGGCGATGCTCGCATTGAATTTAGCAATAAACCTGATCCCATAGATGTTCAGGTTTCTGCAGGTAGGGAAACGATGATTAGCGGACAATACTCCGGCAATTCATTGCCCACTCAAACTAAAGAAATCGCACCCACAGTCCCCGCAGAACAACCTATAGAAAAAGAAGACTCTTCAATACCTGCTGTACAAAATCCTGAAGCTCCATCCGACACTGAAAATACTATCTTAGCAATTCCCTCAGGCGAGTCCATTGTCGGAGACCTGAAAAAAGCCGGTAACTCTGACCAACAACCTGCACGCAGAGTTTTTGTCGACGCCTTCAAAATAAATAAATATGAAGTGACTAATACCGAGTTCATCGCATGGCTTAATGAAGCCTTCGATAATGAAGAAATTACCTATATTTCCTCCGGTGGACAAAACGGCATTGTCTTCGATAAACAAGGCAATCCTATCTGCAAAACATTCAACTCGACCAACACCAGCCAAATCATGGTTTCCCTCAAGGATGATCTGTGGAATTTCTATCCACTGCTAGGAAAGGAAGACTTCCCTGTGATTAATGTCACATGGTTTGGGGCCAATGCCTATTGCCAAAGTAAAGGCGGGCGCCTTCCTTCAGAAGCCGAATGGGAAAAAGCAGCCGGAATGGCCGTCGCTAAGCCGGGTGAAGAACTTATAAAATTCCTCTATGGAACAGGAACCGACACGATCGATCGTCAAATGGCCAATTTCAAAGCTAACGACAACCCCCTTCAGACAGAAAAAGTACTCACTTCCCCTGTAGGTTTTTATAATGGAAAAAATATTCTCCCTCTAAAAATGGGTGATAAAACTTCTGTATCTACTTTAGATGCCCACAGTCCCTATGGCGCTTATGATATGAGCGGAAATGTCTGGGAATGGACGAATGACTGGTATAAAGCTGATTATTTCTCACATATGCCCGAACGTAATCCTAAAGGCCCAGCTGAAGGGACACAAAAAGTTGCTAAGGGCGGATGCTATGATAGTTTATCTGATGGTGTGAGAGTTGCAGAACGACTCCCCCTTCCACCGGAATATTCCGATCAATTTACTGGTTTTAGAGTCGCCTACTAA